CTAGAAAGGAAGGACTTCGAATACATTCTCCTCCTTTAACTGGTAAGCTTTGACCTCTTACCTGCCCCACTTGACGGTGAGCCTGCGTCCGTTGATGATGAGCTTGTTGAAGGACTTCTCTGCAGCAAGCTCAGCTGCCTGCCGTGTGGCAAACTGGATGAAGGCACACTGCTGCCTCTGGACAATGGTGGTGGTCCGGATCTCCCCAAACTGATAGAAGTGATTCCtgtagaaacagacagacacacaacgaTTGAGGGCACAAGTTCCCAATTGCGTCACAGATCATTCAAACTGACTAAATTAATTAGCAATCCTGGTATATTTTGGAAAAGCAAAAATATATAATCAACTGACACTATAATCAGAAACCTACCTCAGCTCTGCATCTGAGATGGTATCTCCCATCCCCCCTACATAGAGTGTGGTGATGGTCTTGTCCTCAGGCGTGTCCAGTCTGGGCATGGTGGAGGCCCGTTTCAGCAGCTTGTCAGCCACAGGGTCATTAATACCATAGTAACGGTCCTTAATGTTCTGGTCTGCCAGGGGATCATCTGGGTCTGTGGGCTTCTCGTGCCTGATGCGGCAGGGAGAGAGTGTGCATGAGAAGGAATAGTTCTCCCCAGTCAATCTAGGTTGATTTCTTGCTCAACAGCACCACCAAGTGAAATGTCATTACAAATCACACAGACAGGAGGGGCTGTATCTATATAGTCATTGTACTGTACACACATGACCCAACTGTAGCCCTTATAAAGAGATGGAGCTATCTTTTAGATTGCGCTCTCACCTATAAggacactcctctcctctcttgcacTCTCCCTTCACCCAGAAGGAGCAGATGTGGGGTCTGTTCCTCTTGTAGTAGGGTGTAGTGCGGGCCAACTTCAGCAGCATCTCACTGGAGCTGGGGGCCTTACCCAGCAGACCCACTGGCCGTGTCCCATCAGAGTTCCCTATCTGAGGACAAAGGGAGTCAGGGAGATAGGTAGGTTAACAGGGGTAAAACACTGGAAGTTGAATTTGTGAACACAGAAATACCGGGGATGCAGCCGTCTCTCCACACATACCTCTCTCTCAGCATTCTGTGTGTAGTACTCCTTGTTCACGTCTGACTTCGGCACGTCATCCTTGATGTCCAGCCCGGTGTCCCTGACCTGGATTGGCAAACCTGTCGATCACAGACGTGTAAATGTCTTGGATTCGGTACTGAATGGGGACTTAGTTTTTATGGGTTCGGTTCTGTTCTGATTTGGCATGCTTTGGTTTTCCATTTCAAAATGTAATCGATGTAGGTTTGAACATTGTTACAGAATGTTGCTGTAGCTCAGGGTTTCCCAAATTCGGTGTGACTTCCTCATCAAAAGAATGTTAATATTTCCAGATTATTTGTTTTTGCTTAGATTCATCCAGCCGGTTTTAAAATAAGGTGCAATACCCCCGCTCTTCAGTATGCTTTATATTTAacaaaaactcacccaaatgtaatAAAGATGTATCCACCCGTACCAGCACGGGTACGGTTTAGTACCCAGGTGGAAAAACCTAATTACATGTGGCTTTAGTAAAGTCAAGGTCCCCATGACTTGAACAAGTGGTAAGCAGTGTTGTCCATTAGCGCTGGCAGTCGGCTAATTAGCCAGCCACATTTTCCACTTCAAGCTAACTTtttatgggcttattttggactaAGCTTATCACCGGCCTTCCCAAACACAAGCAAATACAATTTTAGGGGTTCGCATAGAGATTTTCGGCattgccgattaattagggccaatttcaagttcataacaatcggtaatctgcatttttgggcactgattatggccgattacattgcaatccacgaggaaactgcaTGGCAGgatgaccacctgttacgcgagtgcagcaaggagccaaggtaagttgctagcttgcATTGAACTTTTcacaaaaaaaacaatcaatcttcacataatgactagttaactacacatggttgatgacattactaggttgtcctgtgttgcatataatcaatgcggtgcctgttaactTATCGTCAAATCACAGACGACTTCAACTTccccaaacgggtgatgatttaacaaaagcgcattcgtgaaaaaagcactatcattgcacaaatgtacctaaacatcaatgtctttcttaaaatcaatacacacaaGTATATACCATTttttaaaacctgcatatttagttacaagaaaatattgcctgctaacatgaataaCTAGTGAAATTGTGGCACTTCAAGAAGAGTCcaggtatatgcaacagtttggtcCGCCTGGCTCATTGCTAACTGAACTAATTTGCCATCATTTTACATAATTATAACAGAAccttgaaggttgtgcaatgtaacagcaatatttataCTAAGGGTTGCCACACGTTCAATAAAATACATAActgttccatatttcactgacacaaaccggtgcacctggcacttactaccctgttcaaatgcacttaaatattttgtctggcccattcaccctctccatgtctcaaggcttaaaaatccttctttaaacttctctcctctccatttacACTGGTGGAAGTGGATTCAACAAGCGATCATAGCCAGGAACAATGGGTAGTGGAGCACCTCAATCTGGTCCAAATATGAAAATTAGGGAACCACCTTTCCGAAGAGGCAACGAGAATGCCCATCTGTGTGTGCGCACGTCTACCAGGTtgtgtagctgttagcgatgatgctaatgaaaaCAGTTTTCTGTTAGATGgta
Above is a genomic segment from Oncorhynchus kisutch isolate 150728-3 linkage group LG19, Okis_V2, whole genome shotgun sequence containing:
- the LOC109864643 gene encoding pre-mRNA-splicing factor RBM22-like isoform X1, with the protein product MATSLGANTYNRQNWEDADFPILCQTCLGENPYIRMSKEKYGKECKICARPFTVFRWCPGTRMRFKKTEVCQTCSKMKNVCQTCLLDLEYGLPIQVRDTGLDIKDDVPKSDVNKEYYTQNAEREIGNSDGTRPVGLLGKAPSSSEMLLKLARTTPYYKRNRPHICSFWVKGECKRGEECPYRHEKPTDPDDPLADQNIKDRYYGINDPVADKLLKRASTMPRLDTPEDKTITTLYVGGMGDTISDAELRNHFYQFGEIRTTTIVQRQQCAFIQFATRQAAELAAEKSFNKLIINGRRLTVKWGRSQAARGKEAYQDGVSEMGTRLDPVPGLPGALPPPPALEEDAPTNYFNLDPGTSPNVMNISLPPPPGINPPPPGFGAPMFHMGSMGPPPPMGMRPPGHIHYPSQDPQRMGAHAARHGD
- the LOC109864643 gene encoding pre-mRNA-splicing factor RBM22-like isoform X2, with product MVRSLTEDVFSVKQQMDFPILCQTCLGENPYIRMSKEKYGKECKICARPFTVFRWCPGTRMRFKKTEVCQTCSKMKNVCQTCLLDLEYGLPIQVRDTGLDIKDDVPKSDVNKEYYTQNAEREIGNSDGTRPVGLLGKAPSSSEMLLKLARTTPYYKRNRPHICSFWVKGECKRGEECPYRHEKPTDPDDPLADQNIKDRYYGINDPVADKLLKRASTMPRLDTPEDKTITTLYVGGMGDTISDAELRNHFYQFGEIRTTTIVQRQQCAFIQFATRQAAELAAEKSFNKLIINGRRLTVKWGRSQAARGKEAYQDGVSEMGTRLDPVPGLPGALPPPPALEEDAPTNYFNLDPGTSPNVMNISLPPPPGINPPPPGFGAPMFHMGSMGPPPPMGMRPPGHIHYPSQDPQRMGAHAARHGD